From Lutra lutra chromosome 14, mLutLut1.2, whole genome shotgun sequence, a single genomic window includes:
- the PWWP2B gene encoding PWWP domain-containing protein 2B isoform X2, with protein sequence MGSARRPTELIHPLLRIFVFNRGSVVGSRSGLFGLPPSAPLPQPEDPPVNGCNGPAPPEQDGEAMQLGTGPPPAPCGDQAPETTGPKPPPPFVPPFPPYFEGAPFPPPLWLRSTYRQWVPQPPPRTIKRTRRRLSRNRDPGRLALSPIRLRPRQVLCEKCKSTLNPPEAGPGPPAAPQPRRRAGSGPGPDTEPRKLVNPDGGGDSAATAMRRSKREKREEDKARVPRSPAIKISFSTPQGTGEVVEIPPRVHGSLEPFCPSQAPHGGGQDPAGPPASIPKLKLTRPGPPGTGLPPPKIRLKPWPRGAGEREPVYRAELVEALNGHGRGPRAGSPALLGHGSAGRGPVDSSSGSSGEDEDFKPSAQAQRGQEGLAFLTTCPGRGPGCTGESVWSSDSLDESKSSSSEVTLPDMCDLSSGDSASVRSSSKDARQTVPPLTVRLHTQSVSKCVTEDGRTVAVGDIVWGKIHGFPWWPARVLDLSLSQKEDGEPSWQEAKVSWFGSPTTSFLSTSKLSPFSEFFKLRFNRKKKGMYRKAITEAANAAQHMAPEIRELLTQFET encoded by the coding sequence GTCTGGCCTCTTTGGCCTGCCCCCGTCGGCTCCACTGCCACAGCCTGAAGACCCCCCTGTCAACGGCTGCAACGGCCCGGCCCCCCCGGAGCAGGACGGAGAGGCGATGCAGCTGGGGACAGGCCCTCCGCCAGCACCCTGCGGGGACCAGGCCCCCGAGACCACCGGCCCCAAGCCACCCCCGCCTTTCGTGCCACCGTTCCCGCCGTACTTTGAGGgcgcccccttccctcccccactctggctGAGAAGCACTTACCGGCAGTGGGTACCACAGCCGCCGCCCCGGACCATCAAGAGGACCCGCCGGCGCCTGTCCCGGAACCGTGATCCCGGCCGGCTGGCCCTGAGCCCCATCCGCCTGCGGCCGCGCCAAGTGCTCTGTGAGAAGTGCAAGAGCACCCTGAATCCCCCCGAGGCTGGCCCCGgccccccagctgcccctcagcCGCGCCGCAGGGCGGGCAGCGGCCCCGGCCCTGACACAGAACCCCGCAAGCTCGTGAACCCTGACGGCGGAGGGGACAGCGCGGCCACCGCCATGAggaggagcaagagagagaagagggaggaggacaagGCCCGGGTGCCTCGGAGCCCGGCCATCAAGATCTCCTTCAGCACGCCGCAGGGCACGGGCGAGGTGGTGGAGATCCCCCCCCGCGTGCACGGGTCTCTGGagcccttctgcccctcccaggccccaCACGGGGGCGGCCAGGACCCCGCTGGGCCCCCCGCCTCCATCCCCAAGCTAAAGCTGACGCGTCCCGGGCCCCCTGGCACCGGCCTGCCGCCCCCCAAGATCCGCTTGAAGCCCTGGCCCCGGGGGGCAGGGGAGCGGGAGCCCGTGTACAGGGCCGAGCTGGTGGAGGCGCTCAACGGCCACGGGCGGGGTCCCCGGGCCGGCTCCCCCGCTCTCCTCGGCCACGGCTCTGCCGGCCGTGGGCCCGTGGACTCTTCTTCTGGAAGCTCTGGCGAGGACGAGGACTTCAAGCCAAGCGCCCAGGCTCAGCGTGGGCAAGAGGGCCTGGCTTTCCTCACCACCTGCCCCGGGAGGGGGCCAGGGTGCACCGGCGAGTCCGTGTGGAGCAGCGACAGTCTGGACGAGTCCAAATCGTCCAGCTCGGAAGTCACGTTGCCAGACATGTGTGACCTCTCGTCGGGCGACAGCGCATCTGTGCGGTCCTCGTCCAAGGACGCGAGGCAGACGGTCCCGCCGCTCACGGTCAGGCTGCACACACAGAGCGTCTCCAAGTGCGTTACCGAGGACGGAAGGACGGTGGCCGTGGGGGACATCGTGTGGGGTAAGATTCACGGTTTCCCCTGGTGGCCAGCGCGTGTGCTTGACCTCAGTCTTAGCCAGAAGGAGGACGGGGAGCCCTCCTGGCAAGAAGCCAAAGTCTCGTGGTTTGGTTCCCCAACGACATCGTTCTTGTCAACTTCAAAACTCTCCCCGTTCTCGGAGTTTTTCAAACTGCGATTTAACCGTAAGAAGAAGGGAATGTACCGGAAGGCCATCACGGAGGCCGCCAACGCCGCGCAGCACATGGCCCCGGAAATAAGGGAGCTCTTGACCCAGTTTGAGACCTAG
- the PWWP2B gene encoding PWWP domain-containing protein 2B isoform X3 — translation MQLGTGPPPAPCGDQAPETTGPKPPPPFVPPFPPYFEGAPFPPPLWLRSTYRQWVPQPPPRTIKRTRRRLSRNRDPGRLALSPIRLRPRQVLCEKCKSTLNPPEAGPGPPAAPQPRRRAGSGPGPDTEPRKLVNPDGGGDSAATAMRRSKREKREEDKARVPRSPAIKISFSTPQGTGEVVEIPPRVHGSLEPFCPSQAPHGGGQDPAGPPASIPKLKLTRPGPPGTGLPPPKIRLKPWPRGAGEREPVYRAELVEALNGHGRGPRAGSPALLGHGSAGRGPVDSSSGSSGEDEDFKPSAQAQRGQEGLAFLTTCPGRGPGCTGESVWSSDSLDESKSSSSEVTLPDMCDLSSGDSASVRSSSKDARQTVPPLTVRLHTQSVSKCVTEDGRTVAVGDIVWGKIHGFPWWPARVLDLSLSQKEDGEPSWQEAKVSWFGSPTTSFLSTSKLSPFSEFFKLRFNRKKKGMYRKAITEAANAAQHMAPEIRELLTQFET, via the coding sequence ATGCAGCTGGGGACAGGCCCTCCGCCAGCACCCTGCGGGGACCAGGCCCCCGAGACCACCGGCCCCAAGCCACCCCCGCCTTTCGTGCCACCGTTCCCGCCGTACTTTGAGGgcgcccccttccctcccccactctggctGAGAAGCACTTACCGGCAGTGGGTACCACAGCCGCCGCCCCGGACCATCAAGAGGACCCGCCGGCGCCTGTCCCGGAACCGTGATCCCGGCCGGCTGGCCCTGAGCCCCATCCGCCTGCGGCCGCGCCAAGTGCTCTGTGAGAAGTGCAAGAGCACCCTGAATCCCCCCGAGGCTGGCCCCGgccccccagctgcccctcagcCGCGCCGCAGGGCGGGCAGCGGCCCCGGCCCTGACACAGAACCCCGCAAGCTCGTGAACCCTGACGGCGGAGGGGACAGCGCGGCCACCGCCATGAggaggagcaagagagagaagagggaggaggacaagGCCCGGGTGCCTCGGAGCCCGGCCATCAAGATCTCCTTCAGCACGCCGCAGGGCACGGGCGAGGTGGTGGAGATCCCCCCCCGCGTGCACGGGTCTCTGGagcccttctgcccctcccaggccccaCACGGGGGCGGCCAGGACCCCGCTGGGCCCCCCGCCTCCATCCCCAAGCTAAAGCTGACGCGTCCCGGGCCCCCTGGCACCGGCCTGCCGCCCCCCAAGATCCGCTTGAAGCCCTGGCCCCGGGGGGCAGGGGAGCGGGAGCCCGTGTACAGGGCCGAGCTGGTGGAGGCGCTCAACGGCCACGGGCGGGGTCCCCGGGCCGGCTCCCCCGCTCTCCTCGGCCACGGCTCTGCCGGCCGTGGGCCCGTGGACTCTTCTTCTGGAAGCTCTGGCGAGGACGAGGACTTCAAGCCAAGCGCCCAGGCTCAGCGTGGGCAAGAGGGCCTGGCTTTCCTCACCACCTGCCCCGGGAGGGGGCCAGGGTGCACCGGCGAGTCCGTGTGGAGCAGCGACAGTCTGGACGAGTCCAAATCGTCCAGCTCGGAAGTCACGTTGCCAGACATGTGTGACCTCTCGTCGGGCGACAGCGCATCTGTGCGGTCCTCGTCCAAGGACGCGAGGCAGACGGTCCCGCCGCTCACGGTCAGGCTGCACACACAGAGCGTCTCCAAGTGCGTTACCGAGGACGGAAGGACGGTGGCCGTGGGGGACATCGTGTGGGGTAAGATTCACGGTTTCCCCTGGTGGCCAGCGCGTGTGCTTGACCTCAGTCTTAGCCAGAAGGAGGACGGGGAGCCCTCCTGGCAAGAAGCCAAAGTCTCGTGGTTTGGTTCCCCAACGACATCGTTCTTGTCAACTTCAAAACTCTCCCCGTTCTCGGAGTTTTTCAAACTGCGATTTAACCGTAAGAAGAAGGGAATGTACCGGAAGGCCATCACGGAGGCCGCCAACGCCGCGCAGCACATGGCCCCGGAAATAAGGGAGCTCTTGACCCAGTTTGAGACCTAG
- the PWWP2B gene encoding PWWP domain-containing protein 2B isoform X1, with protein MEPRAGCRLPVRVEQVVNGALLVTVSCGGRSFAGILLDCTKKSGLFGLPPSAPLPQPEDPPVNGCNGPAPPEQDGEAMQLGTGPPPAPCGDQAPETTGPKPPPPFVPPFPPYFEGAPFPPPLWLRSTYRQWVPQPPPRTIKRTRRRLSRNRDPGRLALSPIRLRPRQVLCEKCKSTLNPPEAGPGPPAAPQPRRRAGSGPGPDTEPRKLVNPDGGGDSAATAMRRSKREKREEDKARVPRSPAIKISFSTPQGTGEVVEIPPRVHGSLEPFCPSQAPHGGGQDPAGPPASIPKLKLTRPGPPGTGLPPPKIRLKPWPRGAGEREPVYRAELVEALNGHGRGPRAGSPALLGHGSAGRGPVDSSSGSSGEDEDFKPSAQAQRGQEGLAFLTTCPGRGPGCTGESVWSSDSLDESKSSSSEVTLPDMCDLSSGDSASVRSSSKDARQTVPPLTVRLHTQSVSKCVTEDGRTVAVGDIVWGKIHGFPWWPARVLDLSLSQKEDGEPSWQEAKVSWFGSPTTSFLSTSKLSPFSEFFKLRFNRKKKGMYRKAITEAANAAQHMAPEIRELLTQFET; from the coding sequence GTCTGGCCTCTTTGGCCTGCCCCCGTCGGCTCCACTGCCACAGCCTGAAGACCCCCCTGTCAACGGCTGCAACGGCCCGGCCCCCCCGGAGCAGGACGGAGAGGCGATGCAGCTGGGGACAGGCCCTCCGCCAGCACCCTGCGGGGACCAGGCCCCCGAGACCACCGGCCCCAAGCCACCCCCGCCTTTCGTGCCACCGTTCCCGCCGTACTTTGAGGgcgcccccttccctcccccactctggctGAGAAGCACTTACCGGCAGTGGGTACCACAGCCGCCGCCCCGGACCATCAAGAGGACCCGCCGGCGCCTGTCCCGGAACCGTGATCCCGGCCGGCTGGCCCTGAGCCCCATCCGCCTGCGGCCGCGCCAAGTGCTCTGTGAGAAGTGCAAGAGCACCCTGAATCCCCCCGAGGCTGGCCCCGgccccccagctgcccctcagcCGCGCCGCAGGGCGGGCAGCGGCCCCGGCCCTGACACAGAACCCCGCAAGCTCGTGAACCCTGACGGCGGAGGGGACAGCGCGGCCACCGCCATGAggaggagcaagagagagaagagggaggaggacaagGCCCGGGTGCCTCGGAGCCCGGCCATCAAGATCTCCTTCAGCACGCCGCAGGGCACGGGCGAGGTGGTGGAGATCCCCCCCCGCGTGCACGGGTCTCTGGagcccttctgcccctcccaggccccaCACGGGGGCGGCCAGGACCCCGCTGGGCCCCCCGCCTCCATCCCCAAGCTAAAGCTGACGCGTCCCGGGCCCCCTGGCACCGGCCTGCCGCCCCCCAAGATCCGCTTGAAGCCCTGGCCCCGGGGGGCAGGGGAGCGGGAGCCCGTGTACAGGGCCGAGCTGGTGGAGGCGCTCAACGGCCACGGGCGGGGTCCCCGGGCCGGCTCCCCCGCTCTCCTCGGCCACGGCTCTGCCGGCCGTGGGCCCGTGGACTCTTCTTCTGGAAGCTCTGGCGAGGACGAGGACTTCAAGCCAAGCGCCCAGGCTCAGCGTGGGCAAGAGGGCCTGGCTTTCCTCACCACCTGCCCCGGGAGGGGGCCAGGGTGCACCGGCGAGTCCGTGTGGAGCAGCGACAGTCTGGACGAGTCCAAATCGTCCAGCTCGGAAGTCACGTTGCCAGACATGTGTGACCTCTCGTCGGGCGACAGCGCATCTGTGCGGTCCTCGTCCAAGGACGCGAGGCAGACGGTCCCGCCGCTCACGGTCAGGCTGCACACACAGAGCGTCTCCAAGTGCGTTACCGAGGACGGAAGGACGGTGGCCGTGGGGGACATCGTGTGGGGTAAGATTCACGGTTTCCCCTGGTGGCCAGCGCGTGTGCTTGACCTCAGTCTTAGCCAGAAGGAGGACGGGGAGCCCTCCTGGCAAGAAGCCAAAGTCTCGTGGTTTGGTTCCCCAACGACATCGTTCTTGTCAACTTCAAAACTCTCCCCGTTCTCGGAGTTTTTCAAACTGCGATTTAACCGTAAGAAGAAGGGAATGTACCGGAAGGCCATCACGGAGGCCGCCAACGCCGCGCAGCACATGGCCCCGGAAATAAGGGAGCTCTTGACCCAGTTTGAGACCTAG